The genomic DNA CACAAAGCAGCGTAGATTTACTTAAACAATATGGTCAGCAACGTGAACTGGATCAGTCAGTCGCAACTTTAGATATTCCGGCTTATCTGGCCATCATGACCTATGCCGATGACCGTGGCTTACGTGAAGAGTTATACAAAGCCTATACCACGCGTGCTTCTGACCTGTCTGAGCATCCTGAATTTGACAATACCCAGGTGATGGAAGAAATCCTGAGTCTACGTCATGAAATGGCACAGTTATTAGGTTTCAACAACTATGCCGAGTTATCGCTGGCCAGCAAAATGGCGCCGGATGTCGAAACTGTAGACAAGTTCCTAGTTGATCTGGCTGAGCATGCACGAACCCCTGCAAGTAAAGAAATTGCAGAATTAAAAACCATCGCCATTCAGGATGGCATTCTCGAATTACAGCCGTGGGATACCGGTTATTATTCGGAAAAACTGAAACAGCAACAATTCAACTTATCGCAGGAATCACTAAAACCGTATTTTCCTGCACCCAAGATTTTGCAAGGTCTGTTTAGCATTGTGAATCGTCTTTACGGCATTAACATTGTGGAACGTGAAGCACCAGTCTGGCATCCAGATGCGCGCTATTTTGAACTGGAAGATCAAGGCAAGGTAGTCGGCGGTTTTTATTTCGATCTGTATGCACGTAGCGGCAAACGCGGTGGTGCCTGGATGAGTGGTTTCCGCTCGCGCATGCAAACCCGACAAGGCCTGCAAAAACCGATTTGCTACATGGTCTGCAACTTCACCCCTGCTGTAGGCGATCAACCTGCGCTGCTCACTCACGATGAAGTGAATACCCTGTTCCACGAATTTGGCCATGGGCTGCATCATCTATTGACCGAAGTCGACCATATTGCCGTGGCAGGTACACACGGCGTAGATTGGGATGCAGTCGAGCTACCAAGCCAGTTTATGGAGTTCTGGACCTGGGATACTGACAGCCTCGACCTGCTCAGCGAACACATCGAAACCCGGCAGCATTTGCCAGAAGATTTGCTTAAATCCTTGCTGGATGCCCGTTTCTTCCAGTCTGGTATGCAAACCTTGCGTCAAATCGAATTTGCCCTGTTTGACCTGTCGATTCACAAACACAGTTCTGCTTTAAATGCCGAACAGGTACAAGCGACGCTGGACGAAATTCGCCAAAAATATGCGGTCGCACCGACAGCCAGTTATAACCGTTTCCAGCATAGCTTTAGCCATATTTTTGCCGGAGGCTATGCTGCGGGTTATTACTCTTATAAGTGGGCCGAAGTTTTGGCCAGTGATGCCTTCGACCGTTTCGAAAAAGAAGGAATCTTTAATGTGCAGACCGGAAAAGAATTTCGTCAATTTATTCTAGCAGTTGGCGGAAAAGATACAGCACTTGACGCGTTTATCAATTTCCGCGGACGCGAGCCAAAAATAGATGCATTATTACGTCATCAAGGTTGGACGAAGCCCTCTAAAAACGCTTAAACTAACTGTCTAAGATTGTTCGGAAGGTTAGGATGATGACTATCAAACGTCGTTTCATTGCAGGTGCTAAATGTCCAAAATGTGAAGCACTGGATCGGGTTGTCATGCTAACTTCTGGCGACGATGAATGGATTGAATGTATTGACTGTGGCTATAGCGAAAACCGGCCAACACATGTCGAAGAACCACAAATGCCGGAACTTCCGGATGAGATTGGTGTCATTCAGTTCAAACCACGTCAGCCTAAATAAAAACAGGTTCAATATGACATTAGATCAAAGAAATAGCCCAAAACTTTTATTGGGCATTATGGGGGGATTGGTTGCAATCATTGCGCTTTTTTTAGCCTATCAATGGTTTTTTGCAACTTCAAACGAAACATTGCCTGAACATGAAGGAGCTAGTTTAACGGCTCCTGCAAAACCAGCTGAACCGCTTGCTCAAGCCGAGCAGAAAACCATTCAGCTGGTGGATGAAAAAATTCTGAAACAAGCTGTTCCAGAAAATGAATCACTCGCCAAAGAAGAAGTGGCTAAACTGGATGATATTCAAAGCCAGTTAAATGAACAGGAAACCATGCTAAAAGCCCAACACGCCGATGCAGATGAGCTGATTGCCCTGAAAGAAGAACAGATTAAATTACTCGAAGCTCAATTGGCTCAAAAACAATAATTTTATAGTTGAATATTCAGCTAAAATATCAGCACATGTTTTAGCTGATTTCTTTCATGTCCCTACCGACCAGCAATCGGAACCTGTTTACAGCACTTGCCTTACTGACCTGCTCTGCCTTTTTATTTTCTCTGATGGGCGTCTGTATTCGCTATGCCTCACACACGCTAGATAATCCCACTATTGTATTTTTTCGCAACTTTGTCGGCTTGTTTATTTTTCTGCCGTTTATTTACCGTAAAGGAATTGGATTTTTTAAAACCGAAAAAATCTGGATGCATAGCTGGCGTGCCGTGATCGGGCTGGTCGCCATGTATGGCTTCTTTTATGCGATTGCCCATTTAAAGCTGTCCAATGCCATGGTGTTTACCTATTCTTCCCCGATTTTTATTCCCCTGATTGCCTGGCTATTTCTGAAAGAAAAAATCACCAACGCCATGTTTCTTGCTGCAGCGATTGGTTTAATCGGTGTGATCTTTGTCGCCAAGCCGGATGCCGGCATGTTTAACCAGATGTCGATCATTGGACTAGGGGCAAGCTTCCTGGCTGCCATGGCATTTGTGACGGTTCGTGCGCTTACCAGTACCGAATCGCCAGAAAAAATCGTTTTTTATTTCTGTTTTATCGGCACCCTCATTTCCATGATTCCGATGTTCTGGCTATGGCGTCCTTATACCTGGACTGAACTAGGTTTCTTAATTGGCGCGGGACTGCTGGCCAATATCAGCCAGATTTTCATGTCCAATGCCTATAAACTAGCACCTGCCGGACAAATTGGCCCGGTAAATTATATTGCCATTATTTTTGCCGGAATCTGGGGCTTTATATTCTGGCAAGAAATACCGGATTATTATAGTTTAATGGGTTTCGGACTCATTTTAACTGCCATTATCCTGTGTAGTCCCTTGGTGAAAAAACGTTCAATCTAATCATTCAGCCAGTTTTTCCAATCATAAAAAAAGCACCCGAAGGTGCTTTTTTTAGCATGATCAATTAATGATACCAACCGAACAGTTTAAAAATATACGGCGCATAGGTCACAATCAGTAAAGACGGGAACAGCACCATAATCGGTAGCAACCAACGTTCATAACGGTAATAAAACTTGGTGTATTTGACCTTTGCTTCCGCATCGGCAGCACGAACCTCATCATCACCTACCGACATTCGGGTCAGCAGATGATTCAGCGCCACAGGCGGAGAGACATAGCCCAATTCAAATGCAACCAGTACAATCATCCAGAAATGGATGGGATGAATACCATTTTCATAAGCTACCGGTGCAATGGTGGCAGCCACCAGAATGACCGCGCCAAACGGATCTGTCGTCATACCGACAATTGCCAGCAACAGTGCAATAAAGGCCAGTGAAATATAGATATTGCCAAGATGCGTTGGCAATAATTCAACCACTTCACTACGTTCAATCAGACCGCCTACACTTGCAGACAAAGCCATCAGGATAATCAGTGCACCAATATGTCCAACGGTTTCTGCTGAAGCAAACCACATGGAATGGGCAAAGCCGCGTGATTTTTCTCCCCCATGCGGTGTATGTTCGCGCATAAAGGTCGACTGTTTTTCATGTTCCAGGGTTAAAGCTGCATGACGGTCTGGTGGTGTCACAAAACGGTCACCCCACCATTTATCAAACATAATGTAAGCAATCAGGATTATCGGCAGAATCACCGGAGCAGTGAATTCATCCATTTGAGTATCCAGACCCATCGTATACATTAAAATGACAACAACAGTAATCACGATATAAGGAATCACCGGCACAATGGCTTTTAACATGCCCGGTACCGCCACTTTAGGCGAGTTCACACGGAAACGTGTTTCCGCAAGATAAAGTGATACCCCCAGGAAAATCAAAGCGGTCAACCAGAAGACATAAATACCATGATCAAACAGCTCATCTGAAGTTACATGTCGGCTATCGAGCATGGAAATCAGAATCACCAGCAAGCAGGGACGAATCACCACCCCCAGCGAGCCAGACATGGCGGAAACAGCCAGGGCATATTGACGGCGTGAACCCGAATTCCATACTTCCTTATAAATGATCGCACCTGCTGCCACAACAAAAATCCCGGAAGCACCGGTATAGGCCGTTGGAATCGCAGCGGCAATCAAAATCAGCCAGGTCAGGGTTTCAGGGGCCAAATTCCACGGACGTAAAATACCGAGGAATAAATCCATCACCCGAGTTTGGGTCAATAGCATACCCGCCCAGATAAACAGTGCCAGGTTTAAGAAAATGCCAGAGAATTCCACCAGAATTCCGAGGTAAATCCCTTGCCCCATTGGATAATCCATGACAAAGGTAAAAACAATCCCGGTCACTAATGCCATGTAGGCATATAAAGGTACACTCAGTAAAGCCAGCCCCAGATTGCCCTTAGCTTCCTGTTTGGCCACGGGAGGTTTAAAGAGTTGTAACAGACTGATCAGAGTTAAGCTAATAAATAGGAAAATCCACAGCCAGTAAACCGTCAGTGTTTCATAAGTCGAAGTCACACCTGAGTTGATAATGGAATGGTATTGGCTGAGTACCGATGCTGTCAGCAGACCATTACCCAATGCCATAAACAGGGCATAAACACGATAATCCAGCTTGGTGGTTGGAGCACGTAAGCCAATATGATGAAACTTGACTGAAGCAGTGATTGCGGCAACCACAACCATCAGCAATAAAATAATGACACGATTTTCAGTACCAAATTTAAAAATACCAAAGAATGAGGTTTCTAGGGTACGGTAAGTTCTTATCGTTGGATGATCATCCATATATTGAATGGCTTTGTCATAGAACTGATACTTTTCCTGGCACTGTTGCTGCCCTGCCAGAACCGAAGCCCGTACATCTGCTTCCGATGTAGTCCCGAAAATATCGGCGAACTCATCATTGGCATTGGCTTTCATTTGTTTTTGTACTTGCGCATCAATATCCGGATGTAAGTCACAGCTTGGCTTGGCAGGTTCTGCACGTAAAAAAGAATATTGCATGCCAATGTCTTCATTGCCATACAAACGTTCACCCACACGTAATAGCTGACCATGAATCATCTCACCAGTACCGATGATGAGTGTGAGTAAAAGTAGTAATAGAATGACAAAAGTCGAGATCCACTCTGTCCATATATAACGTAACAGACCTAGTCCTGATCTGCTGTTTTCATCATTTTGCATGTGCATTCCTATTTTTTCTTTTAATCATTGCTACAACTTCAGCAATGCTACTTTCCTTTTCTGAATAGAAAACATCCTTTCTCTATTCAATCTATTTATTCTTATCAACAAATTTGCATTAACTCGATATCAATGAAAATGACAATATGTATTTTCTTTTCTGTTTTAAATGTCAATCTTGCCACTATTCAACAAAATATTCCCATAAAACATAAGCCAAAGCGATGACGACTCCTCCAATCACCCCCAATAAATGTGCTTCAACCAAGACTGGACTACCAATCAGTTCCGCTGTACCGACACTGCCTACCGTATTTTCCCAAAGCAATTTTCCCAGAATCAGGCACAACACCAAGGCAGCAAAATTGCGCTCTTTTCTATACAACAGATGTACACAGGCAACGGTGACATACGCCCCGTGCAAGACTCCAGACAGGCCGGCATAAGCTTCTATATCCGGAAAAAAATAATAAAAACACAGACTGATAAATGGCGGAAGTAATAAAAGTAAAGCAACGAAATGCCAGATTTTGACGCGTGGAAAGATGAAAGGTAAACAGGCAAAAGCCAGCATATTGAGCAGATAATGAATCCATCCCACATGTACCCAATGGGCAGTCCATAAACGCCAGAATTCTTTAAATAAATCAGCTTGCCAATAAATAAATGAGTCTGCAAAAACTTGAAGGCATGCCGAAAAAGACATTACAAATGCAATAAAAATAATCTTTTGCATCAGAAACGGGTTTTTCATTGGCATGCCCCCCAGTTTAGAAATAACGGATTAAAAATAAAACATCACTCCAACCCATCTTGTCTTATATTCTCTTTCATACCGTCCAATTTAAGAGGATGCAGCAGTCTCATTTTCAGTAAATAAATCATCCAGTTCTGCAGAACTATCCTGATCATCCCAGAAACGTTGCATACCATCATCACTGGAGCGGATGCCAGTATGTTCAGTCCAGTAACGGTCTGAAATCCCCTGCACCATATTTTGCGCCATACTGTCTACCAGTCTGAACTGTGGATTAACCGGTTTTTCTTCAGAGCGGGCTGTGGCAAATGCTTTCAGTGCATCACGAATCTTGGCATCATCGCCACTGGCTTGAGCTGCGACCGCATACAGGGCATGTGACAAGCGTACACCTTTTTGTTCACCCAGTTGCACCGACTGTTTTAAAGTCTGATAAGGATCGGGCTTACCATCTCCCGCACCTGGCAACAAGGTCCAAATGACTGCACGTGCAGCTTCTGGCGCACCCCAGAATTTTGCATTATCCAGGCACACCATGCCACGTTCTACAACGGCAGCAATATCTTTCGGCACATTGACGGCACCGCCAGAATTAATGTCATTGGTCATGGCCTGTAAGCCACTGATCATTCCCATTAAATATACCGTTTGATCGAGGTCACTTTTCATTCTTGGGCACCCATCACCTAGGGCCTTGTTATATTTTGTTGCCCAACGCTTTTCTAATAGCTGGTAGCCTGCATACTGACGCTGTGCGGCAATGGCAGCCCAGCGTTTTTGCTGGATACGGGCATCTTGTGCTTCTGAAACTTGCCCCGCTTTAGAGGCGCGTAAATAATGCAATTCTGCTTCCAATGCCTGATTTTCAGCACAAATTCCTGATGAAGCATATAAAAGAACCGCAATACGGGTTGGGTCTGCACCCATATCTTTGGTGGACATAATAGCAGGCGTTAAGGCATTGCCTGAATTGCACGCCATATCGGCATCATCCATGGCCAAGATAGGCGGTACAATATGTTTCTCACTAAAACCCAGGGCAATGTTTGCCCCTGATTTAACCACTTGAGAACAACCTGATAATAAAGAACCTGTAACGATAATGACTGCCATACCCTGGCATATTTTTTGGACTTGCGACATTTTCCTGTCCTCTATAATTGTGTTTATGTCCATAGCACCTAAACATAGCAGATGCAAAATTTGAATAAAAGAGTATTCACTCTAATTTGGTTTGCTACTGTGCCACGAAATGACGTACGGAAAATTGACTGTATTCCATCAAGTTAAAAATTTTGGGCAAAAAAAAGTAGCATTGCGACGGTTCGGCACATGCTACTTATCAAGGGGTCAAAGCCTAACGGCTTTCATGTTGTGCAAATCGATCCTTCAGCACTGTTCCTAGTCGTCCAATAACAATCGCCAAAACAATTGCTATCACCAGAAACATCCAAGTTGGAATCACCATGATGATTTCCTCAGTTGCTGTTGGTAGTTTTAATTTACATTTAGCTGAAATAATTCACTGGAAAAATTGTCTGACAATTGCAACATTTGTGATTTTTCTCATCCAACTGTCTTACAAAGAACAAAAAATATAACTATATATTTGATTATAAATAATTTAATTAAAATAAATTTTATACAACTGTCTAACAATTAGCTTAATTTAGCCAGTTTTTTCAGTGCTTTCCATTGCTTAAAAGGCAATTGATCAACCCAAATCAAGAGTGGCTTCTCCTGAAAATGCTGGAAATACACCACAATATAAAGCTGATGATCAATCAAATGACTAACCGACACACGTTTAACCTGTTGCGATTTTAAATGCGACAGTGACCATTCACGTGCATGCAAATGTTCCAGACAGATCGGTTGAGGGACTTTCAAGCCATAGGCATAGGTCAGCACACCCAACAAAATACACAGCAACCATAACCATGCTGGCAAGAGCTGCTGCAAAAGTACAATGAGTAAAGTAAAAACAGTCAGCTGAAATACAAATGCCAGACGGCTGCGTTTCAGCTGAAAACAACGGTTAGCCATGAACGTAATGTTTCAACTTGGCAATCAAGGCTCTCATTTCCGGACGTGGCGGTTCAGACACTTCCATAAACCAATCTAACAGATCTGGGTCCTCTTGCGCGACCAACTCAGCAAAAGTTTCTTTCTCTGCTGCATCTGCCTGTAGATAATAATTTTTTACATAAGGGTCAAAATAAACATCAATCTCTTTTAAACCGCGACGAGCACGATAAATGACTTTGCGTTCTTCCAAGCTGATTTCTTCGCTCATAGCTAGCTCCCCAACAGTGTGAAATTTTTTGCTAGTTTACCCTATCCATCCCCTCTATTTCGAGCCATTTGCCCGAATTGACCAAATTCATCATTTTATCTGTACATTTGAGCATTCATCTCATTGTCGCTTATGCCTCAATCTTTTAATTTTTATCAAACAACATATTTCTAGATGGACACAATAATAATGCAATCAGCTGCGATCCGACCTTTAGCCAATATGCTGCCCCGTCATTTGTTTAATGCAGAACATGAAGCTTTCCGTGAAACGGTACGCAAATTTTATGAAAAGGAAGTGGTTCCCAATACTGCCAGATATGAACAGCAACAGCATGTCGACCGGGATTTGTGGAACAAGGCCGGTGCACTGGGCTTACTTTGTGCCACCATGCCGGAACAATACGGAGGTTCGGGTGTAGACCGTCTTTACAGTATGATCCTGATTGAAGAACAGGCTTATGCCATGGATTCATCCACAGGCTTTTCGCTACATTCGGATATTGTGGCCAATTACATCTGCAATTTTGGCAATGAGAAGCAGAAGTCAAATTGGCTCCCCAAAATGGCTTCGGGTGAAACAGTGACTGCAATTGCCATGACCGAACCCGGAACTGGATCTAA from Acinetobacter sp. CS-2 includes the following:
- the rrtA gene encoding rhombosortase, which encodes MKNPFLMQKIIFIAFVMSFSACLQVFADSFIYWQADLFKEFWRLWTAHWVHVGWIHYLLNMLAFACLPFIFPRVKIWHFVALLLLLPPFISLCFYYFFPDIEAYAGLSGVLHGAYVTVACVHLLYRKERNFAALVLCLILGKLLWENTVGSVGTAELIGSPVLVEAHLLGVIGGVVIALAYVLWEYFVE
- a CDS encoding TRAP transporter large permease subunit is translated as MQNDENSRSGLGLLRYIWTEWISTFVILLLLLLTLIIGTGEMIHGQLLRVGERLYGNEDIGMQYSFLRAEPAKPSCDLHPDIDAQVQKQMKANANDEFADIFGTTSEADVRASVLAGQQQCQEKYQFYDKAIQYMDDHPTIRTYRTLETSFFGIFKFGTENRVIILLLMVVVAAITASVKFHHIGLRAPTTKLDYRVYALFMALGNGLLTASVLSQYHSIINSGVTSTYETLTVYWLWIFLFISLTLISLLQLFKPPVAKQEAKGNLGLALLSVPLYAYMALVTGIVFTFVMDYPMGQGIYLGILVEFSGIFLNLALFIWAGMLLTQTRVMDLFLGILRPWNLAPETLTWLILIAAAIPTAYTGASGIFVVAAGAIIYKEVWNSGSRRQYALAVSAMSGSLGVVIRPCLLVILISMLDSRHVTSDELFDHGIYVFWLTALIFLGVSLYLAETRFRVNSPKVAVPGMLKAIVPVIPYIVITVVVILMYTMGLDTQMDEFTAPVILPIILIAYIMFDKWWGDRFVTPPDRHAALTLEHEKQSTFMREHTPHGGEKSRGFAHSMWFASAETVGHIGALIILMALSASVGGLIERSEVVELLPTHLGNIYISLAFIALLLAIVGMTTDPFGAVILVAATIAPVAYENGIHPIHFWMIVLVAFELGYVSPPVALNHLLTRMSVGDDEVRAADAEAKVKYTKFYYRYERWLLPIMVLFPSLLIVTYAPYIFKLFGWYH
- a CDS encoding DMT family transporter; the encoded protein is MSLPTSNRNLFTALALLTCSAFLFSLMGVCIRYASHTLDNPTIVFFRNFVGLFIFLPFIYRKGIGFFKTEKIWMHSWRAVIGLVAMYGFFYAIAHLKLSNAMVFTYSSPIFIPLIAWLFLKEKITNAMFLAAAIGLIGVIFVAKPDAGMFNQMSIIGLGASFLAAMAFVTVRALTSTESPEKIVFYFCFIGTLISMIPMFWLWRPYTWTELGFLIGAGLLANISQIFMSNAYKLAPAGQIGPVNYIAIIFAGIWGFIFWQEIPDYYSLMGFGLILTAIILCSPLVKKRSI
- a CDS encoding YheV family putative zinc ribbon protein, giving the protein MKRRFIAGAKCPKCEALDRVVMLTSGDDEWIECIDCGYSENRPTHVEEPQMPELPDEIGVIQFKPRQPK
- a CDS encoding succinate dehydrogenase assembly factor 2, with protein sequence MSEEISLEERKVIYRARRGLKEIDVYFDPYVKNYYLQADAAEKETFAELVAQEDPDLLDWFMEVSEPPRPEMRALIAKLKHYVHG
- a CDS encoding M3 family metallopeptidase — its product is MTLEKATLPVPQFDQIQLADLKQQIEQAIQQGQSFLKDLTAVPENAQAQLNVLEQVDTLENNMSEAWGVLSHLNAVMNNTETRELYQSLLPALSEYYTQLGQHTVLYQSYQHVHDSSIFSTLPAAHQSAIKLALRDFKLSGVALEGEAKKRYAEISARLSQLSSDFSNHVLDATQIYFKPLTEEQLKGLPQSSVDLLKQYGQQRELDQSVATLDIPAYLAIMTYADDRGLREELYKAYTTRASDLSEHPEFDNTQVMEEILSLRHEMAQLLGFNNYAELSLASKMAPDVETVDKFLVDLAEHARTPASKEIAELKTIAIQDGILELQPWDTGYYSEKLKQQQFNLSQESLKPYFPAPKILQGLFSIVNRLYGINIVEREAPVWHPDARYFELEDQGKVVGGFYFDLYARSGKRGGAWMSGFRSRMQTRQGLQKPICYMVCNFTPAVGDQPALLTHDEVNTLFHEFGHGLHHLLTEVDHIAVAGTHGVDWDAVELPSQFMEFWTWDTDSLDLLSEHIETRQHLPEDLLKSLLDARFFQSGMQTLRQIEFALFDLSIHKHSSALNAEQVQATLDEIRQKYAVAPTASYNRFQHSFSHIFAGGYAAGYYSYKWAEVLASDAFDRFEKEGIFNVQTGKEFRQFILAVGGKDTALDAFINFRGREPKIDALLRHQGWTKPSKNA